A window of the Buteo buteo chromosome 8, bButBut1.hap1.1, whole genome shotgun sequence genome harbors these coding sequences:
- the NFKBIZ gene encoding NF-kappa-B inhibitor zeta isoform X3: protein MGGGKQHRGPFQGVRVKNSVKELLLHFRSSKQMSSGSAAEEGKAQGGLVNYEQYTAELKSILGHSGKRKAPELLSDGPSFKRQANVHPHLLTPPQTPTSMDNMEETHKNDPKHDSSSDLLQNIINIKNESSPVSLNTVQVSWLHNVSSHSSPGEQYQDSPGTQAFSPSQKYQAFQDHTSQHVLDPPQHYQFPPSQNQDLSQSYPSDASLEYRPFAANDQSPGYQQNTFESHELQYCPSQSFSSLLNDSEGSESISAPLQPLPSAHPQADVGSHAPNFSLLSSNICGSLERSVSLATLNVSLPDQNIARSTAQLGKSFFQWQVEQEENKLANISQDQFLAKDSDGDTFLHIAVAQGRRALSYVLARKMAALHMLDIKEHNGQSAFQVAVAANQHLIVQDLVSLGAQVNTTDCWGRTPLHVCAEKGHAQVLQAIQKGAMGSNQYVDLEATNYDGLTALHCAVLAHNAVLHELQNSQPPHSPEVQELLLRNKSLVETIKTLIQMGASVEAKDRKSGRSALHLAAEEANLELIRLFLELPNCLSFVNAKAYNGNTALHVAASLQYRVSQLDAVRLLMRKGADPSARNLENEQPVHLVPDGLVGEQIRRILKGKAIQQRVSPF from the exons AtggggggagggaagcagcaCAGAGGCCCTTTCCAGGGGGTCCGTGTGAAGAATTCCGTGAAGGAGCTCCTGCTGCACTTCAGGAGCAGCAAACAGATGTCCTCGGGCTCCGCCGCGGAGGAAGGCAAG GCACAAGGAGGATTGGTGAACTACGAGCAGTACACAG cagagctgaagaGTATACTAGGTCACAGTGGCAAAAGAAAGGCTCCTGAGCTCCTTTCTGATGGACCTTCTTTCAAACGCCAAGCTAACGTTCACCCACACCTCCTG ACACCACCCCAGACACCAACTTCTATGGATAACATGGAGGAGACTCATAAAAACGACCCAAAGCATGACAGCAGTTCTGATCTGCTTCAGAACATTATAAACATCAAGAACGAGTCGAGCCCTGTTTCTCTGAACACGGTGCAGGTTAGCTGGTTGCACAATGTCTCCAGTCACAGCTCGCCTGGCGAGCAGTACCAGGACAGCCCAGGAACACAGGCTTTCTCCCCGTCCCAGAAGTACCAAGCATTCCAAGATCACACTTCCCAGCATGTGCTTGATCCACCACAGCATTACCAGTTCCCTCCATCCCAGAACCAAGATTTGTCGCAGAGCTATCCTTCGGACGCCTCCCTGGAGTACAGGCCGTTTGCTGCCAACGACCAGTCTCCTGGCTACCAGCAGAATACATTTGAGAGCCATGAACTGCAGTACTGCCCGTCGCAGAGCTTCTCCTCCCTCTTGAATGACTCCGAAGGCTCGGAGAGCatctctgctcccctccagccGCTGCCCAGTGCCCACCCACAGGCTGATGTCGGCTCCCACGCTCCGAACTTCAGCTTGCTTTCCAGTAACATCTGTGGTAGTCTGGAGCGCAGTGTCTCTTTGGCTACTTTGAATGTCTCTCTGCCTGACCAAAACATCGCCAGAAGCACGGCGCAGCTGGGCAAGTCATTTTTTCAATGGCAAGtggagcaggaggaaaacaaactgGCTAACATCTCTCAAGACCAGTTCCTTGCAAAAGACTCGGACGGAGACAC CTTCCTTCACATTGCTGTTGCGCAGGGCCGACGAGCACTCTCCTACGTTCTTGCAAGGAAGATGGCTGCCCTGCACATGCTGGATATTAAAGAGCACAATGGCCAG AGTGCTTTCCAGGTTGCTGTGGCTGCCAATCAGCATCTCATTGTGCAGGACTTGGTTAGCTTGGGGGCTCAAGTCAACACCACAGACTGCTGGGGTAGGACGCCGTTGCATGTTTGCGCTGAGAAGGGGCATGCCCAGGTCCTTCAG GCAATTCAAAAGGGAGCCATGGGAAGCAATCAGTATGTGGACCTTGAGGCAACAAACTATGATG GTCTGACGGCATTGCACTGTGCTGTTCTGGCTCATAATGCTGTGCTGCATGAACTGCAAAACAGCCAGCCACCTCACTCCCCTGAGGTCCAGGAGCTTCTGCTGAGAAACAAGAGCCTGGTAGAAACCATCAAGACTCTGATACAAATGGGAGCCTCTGTTGAAGCGAAA GATCGTAAAAGTGGTCGCTCAGCTTTACATTTGGCAGCAGAAGAAGCAAACCTGGAGCTCATTCGTCTCTTTTTGGAGCTGCCCAACTGTCTGTCTTTTGTTAACGCAAAG gcttaCAATGGCAACACTGCACTCCATGTGGCTGCCAGCCTGCAGTATCGCGTGAGTCAGTTGGATGCTGTGCGCTTGCTAATGCGAAAAGGAGCTGATCCAAGTGCCAGAAACTTGGAGAATGAGCAGCCAGTTCATCTGGTTCCTGATGGCCTTGTGGGAGAAcag ataAGACGTATCCTAAAAGGGAAGGCGATTCAGCAGAGAGTGTCGCCATTTTAA
- the NFKBIZ gene encoding NF-kappa-B inhibitor zeta isoform X1: MIVESSRDAAPDDGGGALSSPINLAYFYGASPHSSEGSCSPAHSAPGSPGSDSDLSVSSRGGGRRDPRGGARPALQVEQHMGGGKQHRGPFQGVRVKNSVKELLLHFRSSKQMSSGSAAEEGKAQGGLVNYEQYTAELKSILGHSGKRKAPELLSDGPSFKRQANVHPHLLTPPQTPTSMDNMEETHKNDPKHDSSSDLLQNIINIKNESSPVSLNTVQVSWLHNVSSHSSPGEQYQDSPGTQAFSPSQKYQAFQDHTSQHVLDPPQHYQFPPSQNQDLSQSYPSDASLEYRPFAANDQSPGYQQNTFESHELQYCPSQSFSSLLNDSEGSESISAPLQPLPSAHPQADVGSHAPNFSLLSSNICGSLERSVSLATLNVSLPDQNIARSTAQLGKSFFQWQVEQEENKLANISQDQFLAKDSDGDTFLHIAVAQGRRALSYVLARKMAALHMLDIKEHNGQSAFQVAVAANQHLIVQDLVSLGAQVNTTDCWGRTPLHVCAEKGHAQVLQAIQKGAMGSNQYVDLEATNYDGLTALHCAVLAHNAVLHELQNSQPPHSPEVQELLLRNKSLVETIKTLIQMGASVEAKDRKSGRSALHLAAEEANLELIRLFLELPNCLSFVNAKAYNGNTALHVAASLQYRVSQLDAVRLLMRKGADPSARNLENEQPVHLVPDGLVGEQIRRILKGKAIQQRVSPF; this comes from the exons ATGATCGTGGAGAGCAGCCGGGACGCGGCGCCCGATGACGGCGGCGGCGCCCTCAGCAGCCCCATCAACCTCGCCTACTTCTACGGGGCCTCGCCCCACTCCAGCGAGGGCAGCTGCTCGCCGGCGCACTCCGCCCCGGGCTCGCCGGGCTCCGACTCGGACCTCTCGGTGAGcagccgcggcggcggccggaggGACCCCCGGGGCGGCGCCCGCCCCGCGCTGCAAG TTGAACAGCACAtggggggagggaagcagcaCAGAGGCCCTTTCCAGGGGGTCCGTGTGAAGAATTCCGTGAAGGAGCTCCTGCTGCACTTCAGGAGCAGCAAACAGATGTCCTCGGGCTCCGCCGCGGAGGAAGGCAAG GCACAAGGAGGATTGGTGAACTACGAGCAGTACACAG cagagctgaagaGTATACTAGGTCACAGTGGCAAAAGAAAGGCTCCTGAGCTCCTTTCTGATGGACCTTCTTTCAAACGCCAAGCTAACGTTCACCCACACCTCCTG ACACCACCCCAGACACCAACTTCTATGGATAACATGGAGGAGACTCATAAAAACGACCCAAAGCATGACAGCAGTTCTGATCTGCTTCAGAACATTATAAACATCAAGAACGAGTCGAGCCCTGTTTCTCTGAACACGGTGCAGGTTAGCTGGTTGCACAATGTCTCCAGTCACAGCTCGCCTGGCGAGCAGTACCAGGACAGCCCAGGAACACAGGCTTTCTCCCCGTCCCAGAAGTACCAAGCATTCCAAGATCACACTTCCCAGCATGTGCTTGATCCACCACAGCATTACCAGTTCCCTCCATCCCAGAACCAAGATTTGTCGCAGAGCTATCCTTCGGACGCCTCCCTGGAGTACAGGCCGTTTGCTGCCAACGACCAGTCTCCTGGCTACCAGCAGAATACATTTGAGAGCCATGAACTGCAGTACTGCCCGTCGCAGAGCTTCTCCTCCCTCTTGAATGACTCCGAAGGCTCGGAGAGCatctctgctcccctccagccGCTGCCCAGTGCCCACCCACAGGCTGATGTCGGCTCCCACGCTCCGAACTTCAGCTTGCTTTCCAGTAACATCTGTGGTAGTCTGGAGCGCAGTGTCTCTTTGGCTACTTTGAATGTCTCTCTGCCTGACCAAAACATCGCCAGAAGCACGGCGCAGCTGGGCAAGTCATTTTTTCAATGGCAAGtggagcaggaggaaaacaaactgGCTAACATCTCTCAAGACCAGTTCCTTGCAAAAGACTCGGACGGAGACAC CTTCCTTCACATTGCTGTTGCGCAGGGCCGACGAGCACTCTCCTACGTTCTTGCAAGGAAGATGGCTGCCCTGCACATGCTGGATATTAAAGAGCACAATGGCCAG AGTGCTTTCCAGGTTGCTGTGGCTGCCAATCAGCATCTCATTGTGCAGGACTTGGTTAGCTTGGGGGCTCAAGTCAACACCACAGACTGCTGGGGTAGGACGCCGTTGCATGTTTGCGCTGAGAAGGGGCATGCCCAGGTCCTTCAG GCAATTCAAAAGGGAGCCATGGGAAGCAATCAGTATGTGGACCTTGAGGCAACAAACTATGATG GTCTGACGGCATTGCACTGTGCTGTTCTGGCTCATAATGCTGTGCTGCATGAACTGCAAAACAGCCAGCCACCTCACTCCCCTGAGGTCCAGGAGCTTCTGCTGAGAAACAAGAGCCTGGTAGAAACCATCAAGACTCTGATACAAATGGGAGCCTCTGTTGAAGCGAAA GATCGTAAAAGTGGTCGCTCAGCTTTACATTTGGCAGCAGAAGAAGCAAACCTGGAGCTCATTCGTCTCTTTTTGGAGCTGCCCAACTGTCTGTCTTTTGTTAACGCAAAG gcttaCAATGGCAACACTGCACTCCATGTGGCTGCCAGCCTGCAGTATCGCGTGAGTCAGTTGGATGCTGTGCGCTTGCTAATGCGAAAAGGAGCTGATCCAAGTGCCAGAAACTTGGAGAATGAGCAGCCAGTTCATCTGGTTCCTGATGGCCTTGTGGGAGAAcag ataAGACGTATCCTAAAAGGGAAGGCGATTCAGCAGAGAGTGTCGCCATTTTAA
- the NFKBIZ gene encoding NF-kappa-B inhibitor zeta isoform X2: MIVESSRDAAPDDGGGALSSPINLAYFYGASPHSSEGSCSPAHSAPGSPGSDSDLSVSSRGGGRRDPRGGARPALQVEQHMGGGKQHRGPFQGVRVKNSVKELLLHFRSSKQMSSGSAAEEGKAQGGLVNYEQYTELKSILGHSGKRKAPELLSDGPSFKRQANVHPHLLTPPQTPTSMDNMEETHKNDPKHDSSSDLLQNIINIKNESSPVSLNTVQVSWLHNVSSHSSPGEQYQDSPGTQAFSPSQKYQAFQDHTSQHVLDPPQHYQFPPSQNQDLSQSYPSDASLEYRPFAANDQSPGYQQNTFESHELQYCPSQSFSSLLNDSEGSESISAPLQPLPSAHPQADVGSHAPNFSLLSSNICGSLERSVSLATLNVSLPDQNIARSTAQLGKSFFQWQVEQEENKLANISQDQFLAKDSDGDTFLHIAVAQGRRALSYVLARKMAALHMLDIKEHNGQSAFQVAVAANQHLIVQDLVSLGAQVNTTDCWGRTPLHVCAEKGHAQVLQAIQKGAMGSNQYVDLEATNYDGLTALHCAVLAHNAVLHELQNSQPPHSPEVQELLLRNKSLVETIKTLIQMGASVEAKDRKSGRSALHLAAEEANLELIRLFLELPNCLSFVNAKAYNGNTALHVAASLQYRVSQLDAVRLLMRKGADPSARNLENEQPVHLVPDGLVGEQIRRILKGKAIQQRVSPF, from the exons ATGATCGTGGAGAGCAGCCGGGACGCGGCGCCCGATGACGGCGGCGGCGCCCTCAGCAGCCCCATCAACCTCGCCTACTTCTACGGGGCCTCGCCCCACTCCAGCGAGGGCAGCTGCTCGCCGGCGCACTCCGCCCCGGGCTCGCCGGGCTCCGACTCGGACCTCTCGGTGAGcagccgcggcggcggccggaggGACCCCCGGGGCGGCGCCCGCCCCGCGCTGCAAG TTGAACAGCACAtggggggagggaagcagcaCAGAGGCCCTTTCCAGGGGGTCCGTGTGAAGAATTCCGTGAAGGAGCTCCTGCTGCACTTCAGGAGCAGCAAACAGATGTCCTCGGGCTCCGCCGCGGAGGAAGGCAAG GCACAAGGAGGATTGGTGAACTACGAGCAGTACACAG agctgaagaGTATACTAGGTCACAGTGGCAAAAGAAAGGCTCCTGAGCTCCTTTCTGATGGACCTTCTTTCAAACGCCAAGCTAACGTTCACCCACACCTCCTG ACACCACCCCAGACACCAACTTCTATGGATAACATGGAGGAGACTCATAAAAACGACCCAAAGCATGACAGCAGTTCTGATCTGCTTCAGAACATTATAAACATCAAGAACGAGTCGAGCCCTGTTTCTCTGAACACGGTGCAGGTTAGCTGGTTGCACAATGTCTCCAGTCACAGCTCGCCTGGCGAGCAGTACCAGGACAGCCCAGGAACACAGGCTTTCTCCCCGTCCCAGAAGTACCAAGCATTCCAAGATCACACTTCCCAGCATGTGCTTGATCCACCACAGCATTACCAGTTCCCTCCATCCCAGAACCAAGATTTGTCGCAGAGCTATCCTTCGGACGCCTCCCTGGAGTACAGGCCGTTTGCTGCCAACGACCAGTCTCCTGGCTACCAGCAGAATACATTTGAGAGCCATGAACTGCAGTACTGCCCGTCGCAGAGCTTCTCCTCCCTCTTGAATGACTCCGAAGGCTCGGAGAGCatctctgctcccctccagccGCTGCCCAGTGCCCACCCACAGGCTGATGTCGGCTCCCACGCTCCGAACTTCAGCTTGCTTTCCAGTAACATCTGTGGTAGTCTGGAGCGCAGTGTCTCTTTGGCTACTTTGAATGTCTCTCTGCCTGACCAAAACATCGCCAGAAGCACGGCGCAGCTGGGCAAGTCATTTTTTCAATGGCAAGtggagcaggaggaaaacaaactgGCTAACATCTCTCAAGACCAGTTCCTTGCAAAAGACTCGGACGGAGACAC CTTCCTTCACATTGCTGTTGCGCAGGGCCGACGAGCACTCTCCTACGTTCTTGCAAGGAAGATGGCTGCCCTGCACATGCTGGATATTAAAGAGCACAATGGCCAG AGTGCTTTCCAGGTTGCTGTGGCTGCCAATCAGCATCTCATTGTGCAGGACTTGGTTAGCTTGGGGGCTCAAGTCAACACCACAGACTGCTGGGGTAGGACGCCGTTGCATGTTTGCGCTGAGAAGGGGCATGCCCAGGTCCTTCAG GCAATTCAAAAGGGAGCCATGGGAAGCAATCAGTATGTGGACCTTGAGGCAACAAACTATGATG GTCTGACGGCATTGCACTGTGCTGTTCTGGCTCATAATGCTGTGCTGCATGAACTGCAAAACAGCCAGCCACCTCACTCCCCTGAGGTCCAGGAGCTTCTGCTGAGAAACAAGAGCCTGGTAGAAACCATCAAGACTCTGATACAAATGGGAGCCTCTGTTGAAGCGAAA GATCGTAAAAGTGGTCGCTCAGCTTTACATTTGGCAGCAGAAGAAGCAAACCTGGAGCTCATTCGTCTCTTTTTGGAGCTGCCCAACTGTCTGTCTTTTGTTAACGCAAAG gcttaCAATGGCAACACTGCACTCCATGTGGCTGCCAGCCTGCAGTATCGCGTGAGTCAGTTGGATGCTGTGCGCTTGCTAATGCGAAAAGGAGCTGATCCAAGTGCCAGAAACTTGGAGAATGAGCAGCCAGTTCATCTGGTTCCTGATGGCCTTGTGGGAGAAcag ataAGACGTATCCTAAAAGGGAAGGCGATTCAGCAGAGAGTGTCGCCATTTTAA